A genomic segment from Thermothielavioides terrestris NRRL 8126 chromosome 4, complete sequence encodes:
- a CDS encoding 60S ribosomal protein L29 produces MAKSKNSSQHNQSRKAHRNGIKRPKTQRYPSLKGTDPKFRRNHRHALHGTAKALKEFREGKRETA; encoded by the exons ATGGCCA AGTCTAAGAACTCGTCTCAGCACAACCAGTCGCGCAAGGCGCACCGGAACGG CATCAAGAGGCCCAAGACCCAGAGATACCCCTCGCTGAAGGGCACCGACCCCAAGTTCCGGAGAAACCACAGGCATGCGCTCCACGGCACCGCTAAGGCTCTG AAGGAGTTCCGGGAGGGCAAGCGGGAGACTGCTTGA